From the genome of Pseudomonas putida:
CGAACTTTTCCATATGCCCGGTAAGGTGCAGTTCGATTGTCCGGCCAGGTTCCCGGCCGTCAGGGTCGATGAAGGTGCTACGCAAATCCGAATACGTGAGAACCCGACGCCCGTTATCGCGAAGCCCGATCCCCGGATCGCTCAGCTTTGGCGTAGGGGTCATGGTCTGCATATCGACCAGAGGGTTGTTTGTTTCGGAGGCGGGATGGTTCTGCATGGCACCGCTGGCGGCCATATTGCTTTGGTCCATACCGGTCATGTTGCCGTGGTCCATGCCAGCCATCTTGCTATGGTCCATACCGGCCATGCTGCCGTGGTCCATGCCAGCCATCTTGCTATGGTCCATACCGGCCATGCTGCCGTGGTCCATGCCAGCCATCTTGCTATGGTCCATACCGGCCATGCTGCCGTGGTCCATGCCAGCCATCTTGCTATGGTCCATACCGGCCATGCTGCCGTGGTCCATGCCAGCCATCTTGCTGTGGTCCATACCGGCCATGCTGCCGTGATCCATGCCACCCATGCTGCCGTGGTCCATCCCCATATCACTCATGGAGATGAGAGGCCTTGGATCTACAGCCGGCACCGGTGCCTGCAGGCCCTCACGGACAGCCAAGGTACCCCTTGAATAGCCGGTGCGATCCATGGATTGAGCAAAGATGGTGTAAGCCTGCTCGTTTTCAGGCTCGACAATGACATCGTAGGTTTCAGCAACGGCAATCCGGAATTCATCGATCGACACTGGCTTAACGTACTGACCGTCGGCTGCGACAACCGTCATTTTCAAGCCGGGGATCCGCACGTCGAAATAGGTCATCGCCGAGCCATTGATAAAGCGAAGCCGGATTTTCTCCCCTGGCTTGAAGATTCCCGTCCAGTTCCCATTTGGCGCCTGGCCGTTCATGAGGTAGGTGTAGGTGTGCCCGCTCACGTCAGCGAGATCGGTTGGGCTCATCTTCATCTCGGCCCACATCTTTCGATCGGCCACAGCAGCAGACCAACCTTTCTCGCTCACGTCGTCGACGAAGTCGCCAACGGTGCGCTTGTGGAAGTTGTAATAGTCCGACTGTTTTTTGAGCTTGGACATAACCCGCGCCGGGTCTTCGTCGGTCCAATCACTCAGCATGACGACATAGTCACGATCGTAGGTGAAAGGCTCTGGATCCTTGGCATCAATCACCAGCGCACCGTAAACACCGACCTGCTCCTGGAAGCCCGAATGGCTGTGGTACCAGTAGGTGCCGTTCTGGTGGACCTTGAACTTGTACTCGTACATGCCGTCGGGAGCGATGCCATGGAAGCTTAGACCCGGCACGCCGTCCATATTCGCCGGCAGGATGATGCCGTGCCAGTGGATGGACGTGTCCTGCTTCAAGCGGTTGCGAACCCGTAGCGTGACCGTGTCGCCTTCGCGCCAACGGAGTATTGGTCCTGGCAGCGAACCGTTGATGGCCATCGCCGTTCGAGCTGCCCCGGTAATGTTCACCGGGAGCTCCCCGATGTACAGGTCAAAATCGGTGCCGGTCAGTACGTTAGGCTGGCCAGGGCTGGTTACGGCCCAGACCGGCGCGCGCCACATGCCCAGCCCACCCAGTAGTCCGGTAGCAGCCAGGCCTTTGACGAATGAACGTCTCGTGGTTTTGCTTTGCATGCCGTTGCGTCCAATCAGGTAGATCGCTGATATCCAGACTGCGGGATCCGCAGCCATCTGGTTTCAATTGAGCTCCCCCAAGCCTCGTAGACTTTCGCCAAAGCACAAGGATTGCGGGAGGCAATACCCCGAAAGCTGACATAGTTCAGATTCCGGGGTGATTACATTTCTGTAAGCTAAGCTCAGCAGCTCTCGTGGCCGGGGTGCTTTTGGCTTTGGGCGGTAACAGGAGCCTCTGCTTTTTTCTCCTGAGCAACCTGGTAAGCCTGCATGGAAGATGCACGTGCAGCTTCCATCCTGGCGAAGGTGCGATCCGCGCCGCCTTCAGCCAGGGCGAGGCTCGCCATGCCGAAGGTGACTACCATCACAATCGCTTTGATCATGTTCATTTGCGTTTCCTCTAAGGGTCAGTTTCGCCTGATTGGCGCCGTTCACAGTGCTCAAGCTAGCTACCCGGCACTGTCAGCAAGCTGAGCCCGACATTACTTTTCCGTCAGCTTCTGGTTGGGTGCCTTTTTTGCTGCACACTGAAGGGCATCCAAGGGGGCGCAGCAGATGAAATTACTCGTAGCCGAAGATGAGCCAAAAATCGGGGCCTACCTGCAGCAAGGGCTGACGGAGGCAGGCTTTACCGTCGATCGTGTGGTCACAGGGACCGACGCGCTGCAATACGCTTTGAGCGAGGCGTATGACCTGCTGATTCTTGATGTAATGATGCCGGGGCTAGACGGCTGGGAGGTGCTGCGGATGGTACGTGCGGCAGGGAAAGAGGTCCCAGTCTTGTTTTTGACGGCCCGTGATGGCGTGGACGATCGCGTGAAAGGGTTAGAACTCGGGGCTGACGATTACCTGGTCAAACCCTTTGCATTCTCGGAACTGCTAGCGCGTGTGCGCACTTTGCTGCGAAGAGGCAGCAGTGGCTATGCTCAGACCACTATGAAGATGGCTGACCTGGAGGTAGACCTGCTTAAGCGCCGGGCCACCCGAAATGGCAAGCGGATCGACCTCACAGCCAAGGAGTTCTCCTTACTGGAACTACTCATGCGCCGACGCGGCGAGGTACTGCCGAAGTCCCTGATCGCATCGCAGGTGTGGGATATGAACTTCGACAGCGACACTAACGTGATCGAGGTTGCTGTTCGTAGGTTGCGGGCCAAGATTGATGACGATTTCGCCCCCAAGCTCATACATACAGTTCGTGGCATGGGCTATCTGATGGATGTTCCCGAGTAATGCGCGCCCAATCGTCGCTCGTTAAACGCCTTACCCTCATGTTCATGTTCGCGGTCATCGCCGTATTGGTCGTTGCCGGCGTGAGCTTCTACATGCTCAGTCAGCACCATTTCCAGATGCTGGATGAGCAAGCCCTGGCCGAGAAACTCGAATCCACCCGGCACATCCTTTCACTTTCAGCAGCACGTGATGAACTTGAGGATCAGGAGCCTCAACTGCGTGCTTTGTTGGGGGCTCATCAGGACCTTTCTGCGGAGATTCTTGATGCTGACGGTACTGTCCTGTTCTCGGACTCCAAGGCATCCCGCATCCCTGAGCGCTTTAAGCAGGCCTCTTCTGGCGCCGTTTGGGACTGGCAAATCGACTCGCGGAACTTCCGGGGGATTACCTCTCAACTGGCTATAGCGCAGGCGCAGGCGCCGGTAACAGTCATGTTGATGCTGGATGTCACCAGCCATGCCCACTTTTTCAAGACGCTGCAATGGTGGTTCGGCATTGGCTTGGTCATCAGCGCTCTGGTTAGTGCAGGATTGGGGTGGATCGTGGCCAAGAGCGGTCTTCGGCCGGTTGGGCAGATCACCAAGGTGGCGACATCCATGTCTGCCCGGTCCCTTCGCGAGCGAATTCCATTGGAGCCCGTGCCGCTTGAATTGCAGGAGCTGATCCTCTCCTTCAACGGAATGCTTGCACGCCTGGAAGACGCGTTCGTCCGGCTATCAAACTTCTCAGCCGACATCGCACATGAGCTGCGGACTCCGGTAAGTAATCTTCTGACGCATACCGAAGTCGTTCTGACCAAAAAACGCGACCTCGATGCCTACGAAGACAACCTCTACTCCAATCTTGAAGACCTCAAGCGCATGTCGCGCATGATCGATGACATGCTGTTCCTGGCAAAAGCTGATAACGGCTTGATCATCCCCGAGCAGGTTGATATCGATCTGGTCGGGCTAGTGTCCAGACTGATTGAGTACTACCAGCTTGCAGCCGAAGACCGAAGCATTCGGCTTGCCCTTCAAGGCGAAGGTACGATCCGTGGTGACCGGCTAATGATTGACCGGGCGGTTTCCAACATTCTATCCAACGCTTTGCGCTATACCCCCGAAGGCCACGATATCGCCGTCCGGATTGTCGAGGCGGCTGATCAAGTGAACCTGTCCGTCCAGAACAATGGGGCCACGATTGATCCGGAACATATCAACAAAATCTTCGACCGGTTCTATCGCGCTGACCCTGCAAGGCGGGAAGGAAGCCCAAGCAACGCCGGCTTGGGTCTGGCCATAACGCGTTCGATCATCGAGGCTCATGGTGGGCGAATTTGGTGTACCTCCGCTGACGGCGTGACGAGTTTTCACATCGCTCTGCCGCACGCCAAACAATCCACTTCCAAGCCTCAAACGGCTTAATGCTAATTTCATGCGTGTAACCTATACTCGGCCATCATGAACCGGCTCCTACGACTGTTCACCATCCTGCTTCTAATCGCATCGCTTCCTCTCAACGGCATGGCGGGAGTCGACTCAGCCATTGAACCATGCCCCATGCAAACCATGGGGATGGAGATGATGGCGGGGATGGATCACGATTGTTGCCAGGATACTGATCCAGGATCAGCTGCCGACCACTCCAAAGCCTGCAAAGTGGGCCAGGAGTGTAGAACCGCGAGCACAGTTCAGGTCGAAATAATTAACCCCACGCTCACCTATTCTGCGCCTAGGCCAGTAGATACCTATGCGGTGAGCCTCGTAAACAGGGCGCCTCCTGACCCTTGGCGGCCACCCCGCGCCTGATTACCTCTTAAATTCACCCCATCGTCCTGTTTTGCAGCCGGATGATGGCATGCGCTTGCGCGCTGATTTTTTGAGGAATCATTTCCATGACTCCCCCACGTTACCGATTAGGGATGGCATGTCTGGCCGCTCTGATCAGCCTGTTGTCGACGTTACCGGCTCAGGCTACACCGTTGTCTCTGGAGGAAGCGCTTCAACTTGCCGAACGCAATGCCCCCATCCTCCAGGCCAGGCAAGAGCAAATGACGGCCGCTCGACACGCTGTGATCCCAGCAGGCGAGCTGCCTGATCCACGTCTCAACCTAGGAGTGCAGAACCTTCCTGTTGACGGCAGTGATCGTTGGAGCATGAACCGCGATTTCATGACGATGCAGGTTGTCGGCCTCTCCCAGGAAGTACCAAACCGGGACAAGCGGGAGGCACGAGTTGAGACGGCACGAGCGAGCGTTGAGCGAGCCGATGCAGAGGCGGTGTTCGAGCGCTTAAAAGTGCGTGCTGCCACAGCCCAAGCTTGGGTCGCGGCGTACACCGTTCAACGGAAACTGCAGCAGTTTGAGGACTTCTACAAAGAAAACCGTCTGTTGGCCGCAGCAATCCGCGCACGCCTGGCCGGCGGTACCGGCGCGACGGCCGACGCACTTGCTCCTGACCAGGAAGCTGCGCAACTCGATGAGCAAAAAGATGTTCTGCTCACACAGGCCGCTCAGGCACGGGCTGCACTCAAGCGATGGATTGGAGAGGATGCTGATCCGCAAGCTCAAGCATTTCCGCGCTGGCCAGTGAGCGCGCCGGACTATCTACACGCTATACATGCACATCCAGAATTGGCGACCTACAACGCCCTTACGCGGGAAGCACAAGCTCAAGTGCACCAAGCCTTGGCAGAAAAGAAGTCGGACTGGGGGTGGCAGGTGGATTACCAGCGGCGCGGGCCTGAATTCAGCAATATGGTGAGCCTGCAGGTAAGTTTCCAACTGCCCTTGTTCGCTGGCTCACGGCAGGACCCGATGATCGCGGCACGTCGCGCACAAGTCCGGCAACTGGAGGACGAACAGGAAGCGGCATTGCGTGAGCATAAAGCGCAGCTGGAGACAGATCTTGCGGATTACCAGCGATTGCAGCGAGCAGTGCAGCGCAGCCGTGAAACATTGTTACCGCTAGCGGAGGATCGAGTCCGCCTCGCCCTTGCTGACTATCGAGCCGGTAAATCACCCTTAAGTGAGGTTCTCACCGCTCGACGTCAGCGGGTTGAAACACGACTGCAAGACATCGATCTGCAAGGACAGTTGGCCGCGACAGCTGCACGGCTGCACTTCGCGTATGGAGAGGTGCGCGCATGAGAAATTCAACTATCAGCCTTGTGGTATTGGCCGCGTTGGCTATCGGCGGTGGCGTTGGCTATCAGCTAGCAAAGCGTGGGCAGGTGTCCACTGCCTCCCCTGAAACGCTACAGAAGGTGCTGTATTGGTATGACCCGATGTACCCCCAGCAGCACTTTCCAGCACCGGGCAAGTCGCCCTTCATGGACATGCCACTGGTGCCGAAGTACCAGGAAAGCACCGCTGCTGAGGTGAGCCCCGCAGTTCAAGTTTCACAGGGGCTCCAACAAAACCTGGGGGTCCGTCTGGCTACCGTAGCGAAAGGGCAGCTTGCTCGAA
Proteins encoded in this window:
- a CDS encoding heavy metal sensor histidine kinase; translated protein: MRAQSSLVKRLTLMFMFAVIAVLVVAGVSFYMLSQHHFQMLDEQALAEKLESTRHILSLSAARDELEDQEPQLRALLGAHQDLSAEILDADGTVLFSDSKASRIPERFKQASSGAVWDWQIDSRNFRGITSQLAIAQAQAPVTVMLMLDVTSHAHFFKTLQWWFGIGLVISALVSAGLGWIVAKSGLRPVGQITKVATSMSARSLRERIPLEPVPLELQELILSFNGMLARLEDAFVRLSNFSADIAHELRTPVSNLLTHTEVVLTKKRDLDAYEDNLYSNLEDLKRMSRMIDDMLFLAKADNGLIIPEQVDIDLVGLVSRLIEYYQLAAEDRSIRLALQGEGTIRGDRLMIDRAVSNILSNALRYTPEGHDIAVRIVEAADQVNLSVQNNGATIDPEHINKIFDRFYRADPARREGSPSNAGLGLAITRSIIEAHGGRIWCTSADGVTSFHIALPHAKQSTSKPQTA
- a CDS encoding co-regulatory protein PtrA N-terminal domain-containing protein, whose translation is MNMIKAIVMVVTFGMASLALAEGGADRTFARMEAARASSMQAYQVAQEKKAEAPVTAQSQKHPGHESC
- a CDS encoding copper resistance system multicopper oxidase; this translates as MQSKTTRRSFVKGLAATGLLGGLGMWRAPVWAVTSPGQPNVLTGTDFDLYIGELPVNITGAARTAMAINGSLPGPILRWREGDTVTLRVRNRLKQDTSIHWHGIILPANMDGVPGLSFHGIAPDGMYEYKFKVHQNGTYWYHSHSGFQEQVGVYGALVIDAKDPEPFTYDRDYVVMLSDWTDEDPARVMSKLKKQSDYYNFHKRTVGDFVDDVSEKGWSAAVADRKMWAEMKMSPTDLADVSGHTYTYLMNGQAPNGNWTGIFKPGEKIRLRFINGSAMTYFDVRIPGLKMTVVAADGQYVKPVSIDEFRIAVAETYDVIVEPENEQAYTIFAQSMDRTGYSRGTLAVREGLQAPVPAVDPRPLISMSDMGMDHGSMGGMDHGSMAGMDHSKMAGMDHGSMAGMDHSKMAGMDHGSMAGMDHSKMAGMDHGSMAGMDHSKMAGMDHGSMAGMDHSKMAGMDHGNMTGMDQSNMAASGAMQNHPASETNNPLVDMQTMTPTPKLSDPGIGLRDNGRRVLTYSDLRSTFIDPDGREPGRTIELHLTGHMEKFAWSFDGIKFSDAEPLRLKYGERLRITLVNDTMMTHPIHLHGMWSDLEDEDGNFMVRKHTIDMPPGSKRSYRVTADALGRWAYHCHLMYHMEMGMFREVRVDE
- a CDS encoding TolC family protein — translated: MTPPRYRLGMACLAALISLLSTLPAQATPLSLEEALQLAERNAPILQARQEQMTAARHAVIPAGELPDPRLNLGVQNLPVDGSDRWSMNRDFMTMQVVGLSQEVPNRDKREARVETARASVERADAEAVFERLKVRAATAQAWVAAYTVQRKLQQFEDFYKENRLLAAAIRARLAGGTGATADALAPDQEAAQLDEQKDVLLTQAAQARAALKRWIGEDADPQAQAFPRWPVSAPDYLHAIHAHPELATYNALTREAQAQVHQALAEKKSDWGWQVDYQRRGPEFSNMVSLQVSFQLPLFAGSRQDPMIAARRAQVRQLEDEQEAALREHKAQLETDLADYQRLQRAVQRSRETLLPLAEDRVRLALADYRAGKSPLSEVLTARRQRVETRLQDIDLQGQLAATAARLHFAYGEVRA
- a CDS encoding heavy metal response regulator transcription factor, giving the protein MKLLVAEDEPKIGAYLQQGLTEAGFTVDRVVTGTDALQYALSEAYDLLILDVMMPGLDGWEVLRMVRAAGKEVPVLFLTARDGVDDRVKGLELGADDYLVKPFAFSELLARVRTLLRRGSSGYAQTTMKMADLEVDLLKRRATRNGKRIDLTAKEFSLLELLMRRRGEVLPKSLIASQVWDMNFDSDTNVIEVAVRRLRAKIDDDFAPKLIHTVRGMGYLMDVPE